From the genome of Desulfobaculum xiamenense:
CGCGATGGGCAGCGTTTCGATCGCCAGCAGTCCACCCAGCGTGATCAGCAGCGAGATGACCGTGGCGAAGATGGGGCGGTTGATGAAGAAGCGTGAGATCACGGATTAGCCCTCCGCACCCTTGGGCGCGGCGGGGGCCGCGCCCGCCACGTTCACGGGCATGCCGGGGCGGACCTTGACCACGCCCTCGGCCACGATGCGTTCGCCGCCTTCGAGGCCGCTTTCCACGATGAAGGATTCGCCGACGGTGTCGCCGAGAACCACGGGACGCGGGGAGGGGATGCCCTTGTCGTCGAGGACGTAGACGATGGGACCGCTCTGCGTGAACAGCGCGGCGCGCTGCGGAATGAGCAGCGCGTTGGTGAGTACGCCGCCATCAAGCAGCACGCGCACGAACTGGCCGGGTAGCACCTGGCCCTGCGGGTTGGAGAACTCGGCGCGCGAGCGGATGGAGCCGGTCATGGGGTCGACCTGCTTGTCCGAGAAGTTGATGCGTCCGGGAACGGAATACACCGCGCCGTCGCTCATGCGGATGCGCACGGTGTAGCCGTCGGTCGGGACGGAGAACTTCCCTTCGGCCGCGAGCTTGCGGTAGTGCAGGGCCTCGGTGCCGGGTATGGAGAAATTCACGTAGACCGGGTCGAGCTGGGTGATGGTGGTCAGCAGGCTGCCGGCGGCATCGGTGCTGACGAGGCTGCCCTCGGAGCGCGTCTCCTTGCTGGTCATGCCGG
Proteins encoded in this window:
- a CDS encoding efflux RND transporter periplasmic adaptor subunit; the protein is MSKVGRLTLLCLLFATALMSGCTEGNASKGSGKTPPPPLVKAQVVERSDIPLTVEYVGQTAGSREVEVRARVGGILLKRAYVEGSPIREGELMFTIDPEPFRADLAQANGQLARCKATLQQAGLDRDRILALYADGAVSTQERDNAITAYDAAEADVQAASARVREAAINLGYTEVRAPISGMTSKETRSEGSLVSTDAAGSLLTTITQLDPVYVNFSIPGTEALHYRKLAAEGKFSVPTDGYTVRIRMSDGAVYSVPGRINFSDKQVDPMTGSIRSRAEFSNPQGQVLPGQFVRVLLDGGVLTNALLIPQRAALFTQSGPIVYVLDDKGIPSPRPVVLGDTVGESFIVESGLEGGERIVAEGVVKVRPGMPVNVAGAAPAAPKGAEG